One Tenebrio molitor chromosome 2, icTenMoli1.1, whole genome shotgun sequence genomic region harbors:
- the Sf3b2 gene encoding splicing factor 3B subunit 2 isoform X3 — protein MNSDQLQTQEAAQEHVISHQEGVFGPPGTQGWSNEEYGTGQNVASNTMNEKQLPSLLSLKVDPPDQMIEPPTEVVLPQVLEEVLALKNQRALELESDETDSTVLQQLQQLQPPNREEPAVENEEDNQGKDNNKISKNKKKKKRKKNKKNRENEEKQSENDKKDEQAETDADVEVEYVQETISLHELAPQYRQFYSIFESFKISDQKQDIPPPILATPTSLSSKSILNTLGDHFQEEMEDTEDKKIDDKSKMSKRKLKKLTRLSVAELKQLVSRPDVVEMHDVTARDPKLLVQLKAHRNTVQVPRHWCFKRKYLQGKRGIEKPPFNLPDFIKRTGIMEMRASLQDKDESKTLKAKMREKTRPKLGKIDIDYQKLHDAFFKWQTKPKMTIHGDLYYEGKEFETRLKEKKPGDLSEELRTALGMPVGPNANKVPPPWLIAMQRYGPPPSYPNLKIPGLNAPIPEGCAFGYHAGGWGKPPVDENGKPLYGDVFGTNVSNIDDIGEDPSVDRTLWGELESESEEESEEEEEDEDDKQNAADDSGLVTPAEGLVTPSGLTSVPAGMETPEAIELRKKKIESEMEQSEGPMLYHIIPEKRNERIGNSMMGSSHVYDMSNVGAVPVAARKAGDKEGMVELALDPSELDMDSDAMAVRYEQQMRENQSQLQKEDLSDMLAEHVAKQKNKRKRQQQDTKQTKKYKEFKF, from the exons ATGAATTCTGACCAATTACAAACGCAAGAAGCAGCTCAGGAACATGTAATATCTCATCAGGAAGGAGTATTTGGGCCCCCAGGTACTCAAGGTTGGTCTAATGAAGAATATG GTACTGGTCAAAATGTGGCATCTAATACTATGAATGAAAAGCAACTTCCATCTTTATTGTCACTAAAAGTAGACCCACCAGATCAAATGATAGAACCACCAACAGAAGTTGTCTTACCACAAGTGTTGGAGGAAGTGTTAGCCCTAAAAAATCAGCGAGCATTAGAGTTAGAATCTGATGAAACAGATTCAACAGTGTTGCAACAGCTACAACAATTACAACCACCAAATAGGGAG gaaCCTGCTGTAGAGAATGAAGAAGATAACCAGGGCAaagacaataataaaattagtaagaacaaaaagaaaaaaaagaggaagaagaataaaaagaatagggaaaatgaagaaaagcAGTCTGAGAATGATAAAAAAGATGAACAAGCTGAAACAGATGCTGATGTGGAAGTTGA GTACGTGCAAGAAACCATCAGCCTTCACGAGTTAGCACCACAATACAGACAATTTTACAGTATATttgaatcatttaaaatatcagATCAGAAACAAGATATTCCACCTCCAATTTTGGCAACACCAACGTCTTTGTCAAGCAAATCAATTCTAAATACATTGGGTGACCATTTTCAGGAAGAAATGGAGGATACTGAAGAT AAGAAAATCGACGATAAATCGAAAATGTCgaaaagaaaactgaaaaaattgacACGATTAAGTGTTGCTGAATTAAAACAACTTGTTAGCCGGCCAGATGTTGTTGAAATGCATGACGTTACCGCTCGGGATCCCAAGTTATTGGTACAATTGAAAGCTCACAGAAACACAGTTCAG GTTCCACGTCATTGGTGTTTCAAAAGAAAGTATTTGCAAGGTAAACGTGGTATAGAGAAACCTCCTTTTAATCTACCAGATTTCATTAAAAGGACGGGAATTATGGAAATGCGTGCGTCATTACAAGACAAGGATGAATCAAAAACACTGAAGGCAAAAATGCGAGAAAAAACGAGACCTAAGCTCGGAAAGATCGATATTGATTATCAAAAACTACATGATGCTTTCTTTAA GTGGCAAACAAAACCTAAAATGACTATCCACGGTGACCTCTATTACGAAGGTAAAGAATTTGAGACTAGATTGAAAGAAAAGAAACCTGGTGATTTGTCTGAAGAATTAAGAACGGCGCTTGGTATGCCTGTCGGCCCAAACGCCAATAAAGTTCCCCCACCATGGTTGATTGCTATGCAGCGTTATGGGCCACCACCCAGCTATCCTAACTTGAAAATTCCGGGATTGAACGCTCCCATTCCTGAAGGTTGCGCTTTCGGTTACCATGCAGGTGGATGGGGTAAACCACCGGTAGACGAGAATGGTAAACCACTCTATGGAGACGTTTTTGGCACAAACGTTAGCAATATAGAc GATATCGGGGAAGACCCTTCGGTTGATAGAACTCTTTGGGGTGAACTCGAGTCTGAATCAGAAGAAGAGAGCGAAGAAGAGGAAGAAGACGAGGACGATAAACAGAATGCTGCGGATGATTCAGGACTGGTCACACCTGCTGAAGGCTTGGTAACTCCTAGTGGTTTAACTAGTGTTCCTGCCGGAATGGAAACACCAGAAGCTATTGAATTGAGAAAGAAGAAGATAGAAAGCGAAATGGAACA AAGTGAAGGTCCCATGTTGTATCATATAATACCTGAGAAACGTAACGAACGAATTGGCAATTCTATGATGGGTAGTAGTCATGTTTATGACATGTCGAATGTTGGGGCGGTTCCGGTGGCAGCCCGTAAAGCAGGTGATAAAGAAGGAATGGTCGAATTGGCTCTTGATCCTTCTGAATTGGATATGGATAGCGACGCGATGGCGGTTCGTTATGAACAGCAGATGAGAGAAAATCAGTCTCAACTGCAAAAGGAAGATCTTAGCGACATGTTAGCCGAGCATGTTGCTAAACAAAAG aataaaCGCAAACGCCAACAACAGGACACAAAGCAAACTAAGAAGTACAAggaattcaaattttaa
- the Sf3b2 gene encoding splicing factor 3B subunit 2 isoform X2 has protein sequence MNSDQLQTQEAAQEHVISHQEGVFGPPGTQGTGQNVASNTMNEKQLPSLLSLKVDPPDQMIEPPTEVVLPQVLEEVLALKNQRALELESDETDSTVLQQLQQLQPPNREVLWERDDNIEPAVENEEDNQGKDNNKISKNKKKKKRKKNKKNRENEEKQSENDKKDEQAETDADVEVEYVQETISLHELAPQYRQFYSIFESFKISDQKQDIPPPILATPTSLSSKSILNTLGDHFQEEMEDTEDKKIDDKSKMSKRKLKKLTRLSVAELKQLVSRPDVVEMHDVTARDPKLLVQLKAHRNTVQVPRHWCFKRKYLQGKRGIEKPPFNLPDFIKRTGIMEMRASLQDKDESKTLKAKMREKTRPKLGKIDIDYQKLHDAFFKWQTKPKMTIHGDLYYEGKEFETRLKEKKPGDLSEELRTALGMPVGPNANKVPPPWLIAMQRYGPPPSYPNLKIPGLNAPIPEGCAFGYHAGGWGKPPVDENGKPLYGDVFGTNVSNIDDIGEDPSVDRTLWGELESESEEESEEEEEDEDDKQNAADDSGLVTPAEGLVTPSGLTSVPAGMETPEAIELRKKKIESEMEQSEGPMLYHIIPEKRNERIGNSMMGSSHVYDMSNVGAVPVAARKAGDKEGMVELALDPSELDMDSDAMAVRYEQQMRENQSQLQKEDLSDMLAEHVAKQKNKRKRQQQDTKQTKKYKEFKF, from the exons ATGAATTCTGACCAATTACAAACGCAAGAAGCAGCTCAGGAACATGTAATATCTCATCAGGAAGGAGTATTTGGGCCCCCAGGTACTCAAG GTACTGGTCAAAATGTGGCATCTAATACTATGAATGAAAAGCAACTTCCATCTTTATTGTCACTAAAAGTAGACCCACCAGATCAAATGATAGAACCACCAACAGAAGTTGTCTTACCACAAGTGTTGGAGGAAGTGTTAGCCCTAAAAAATCAGCGAGCATTAGAGTTAGAATCTGATGAAACAGATTCAACAGTGTTGCAACAGCTACAACAATTACAACCACCAAATAGGGAGGTACTGTGGGAGAGAGATGATAACATT gaaCCTGCTGTAGAGAATGAAGAAGATAACCAGGGCAaagacaataataaaattagtaagaacaaaaagaaaaaaaagaggaagaagaataaaaagaatagggaaaatgaagaaaagcAGTCTGAGAATGATAAAAAAGATGAACAAGCTGAAACAGATGCTGATGTGGAAGTTGA GTACGTGCAAGAAACCATCAGCCTTCACGAGTTAGCACCACAATACAGACAATTTTACAGTATATttgaatcatttaaaatatcagATCAGAAACAAGATATTCCACCTCCAATTTTGGCAACACCAACGTCTTTGTCAAGCAAATCAATTCTAAATACATTGGGTGACCATTTTCAGGAAGAAATGGAGGATACTGAAGAT AAGAAAATCGACGATAAATCGAAAATGTCgaaaagaaaactgaaaaaattgacACGATTAAGTGTTGCTGAATTAAAACAACTTGTTAGCCGGCCAGATGTTGTTGAAATGCATGACGTTACCGCTCGGGATCCCAAGTTATTGGTACAATTGAAAGCTCACAGAAACACAGTTCAG GTTCCACGTCATTGGTGTTTCAAAAGAAAGTATTTGCAAGGTAAACGTGGTATAGAGAAACCTCCTTTTAATCTACCAGATTTCATTAAAAGGACGGGAATTATGGAAATGCGTGCGTCATTACAAGACAAGGATGAATCAAAAACACTGAAGGCAAAAATGCGAGAAAAAACGAGACCTAAGCTCGGAAAGATCGATATTGATTATCAAAAACTACATGATGCTTTCTTTAA GTGGCAAACAAAACCTAAAATGACTATCCACGGTGACCTCTATTACGAAGGTAAAGAATTTGAGACTAGATTGAAAGAAAAGAAACCTGGTGATTTGTCTGAAGAATTAAGAACGGCGCTTGGTATGCCTGTCGGCCCAAACGCCAATAAAGTTCCCCCACCATGGTTGATTGCTATGCAGCGTTATGGGCCACCACCCAGCTATCCTAACTTGAAAATTCCGGGATTGAACGCTCCCATTCCTGAAGGTTGCGCTTTCGGTTACCATGCAGGTGGATGGGGTAAACCACCGGTAGACGAGAATGGTAAACCACTCTATGGAGACGTTTTTGGCACAAACGTTAGCAATATAGAc GATATCGGGGAAGACCCTTCGGTTGATAGAACTCTTTGGGGTGAACTCGAGTCTGAATCAGAAGAAGAGAGCGAAGAAGAGGAAGAAGACGAGGACGATAAACAGAATGCTGCGGATGATTCAGGACTGGTCACACCTGCTGAAGGCTTGGTAACTCCTAGTGGTTTAACTAGTGTTCCTGCCGGAATGGAAACACCAGAAGCTATTGAATTGAGAAAGAAGAAGATAGAAAGCGAAATGGAACA AAGTGAAGGTCCCATGTTGTATCATATAATACCTGAGAAACGTAACGAACGAATTGGCAATTCTATGATGGGTAGTAGTCATGTTTATGACATGTCGAATGTTGGGGCGGTTCCGGTGGCAGCCCGTAAAGCAGGTGATAAAGAAGGAATGGTCGAATTGGCTCTTGATCCTTCTGAATTGGATATGGATAGCGACGCGATGGCGGTTCGTTATGAACAGCAGATGAGAGAAAATCAGTCTCAACTGCAAAAGGAAGATCTTAGCGACATGTTAGCCGAGCATGTTGCTAAACAAAAG aataaaCGCAAACGCCAACAACAGGACACAAAGCAAACTAAGAAGTACAAggaattcaaattttaa
- the Sf3b2 gene encoding splicing factor 3B subunit 2 isoform X1 — MNSDQLQTQEAAQEHVISHQEGVFGPPGTQGWSNEEYGTGQNVASNTMNEKQLPSLLSLKVDPPDQMIEPPTEVVLPQVLEEVLALKNQRALELESDETDSTVLQQLQQLQPPNREVLWERDDNIEPAVENEEDNQGKDNNKISKNKKKKKRKKNKKNRENEEKQSENDKKDEQAETDADVEVEYVQETISLHELAPQYRQFYSIFESFKISDQKQDIPPPILATPTSLSSKSILNTLGDHFQEEMEDTEDKKIDDKSKMSKRKLKKLTRLSVAELKQLVSRPDVVEMHDVTARDPKLLVQLKAHRNTVQVPRHWCFKRKYLQGKRGIEKPPFNLPDFIKRTGIMEMRASLQDKDESKTLKAKMREKTRPKLGKIDIDYQKLHDAFFKWQTKPKMTIHGDLYYEGKEFETRLKEKKPGDLSEELRTALGMPVGPNANKVPPPWLIAMQRYGPPPSYPNLKIPGLNAPIPEGCAFGYHAGGWGKPPVDENGKPLYGDVFGTNVSNIDDIGEDPSVDRTLWGELESESEEESEEEEEDEDDKQNAADDSGLVTPAEGLVTPSGLTSVPAGMETPEAIELRKKKIESEMEQSEGPMLYHIIPEKRNERIGNSMMGSSHVYDMSNVGAVPVAARKAGDKEGMVELALDPSELDMDSDAMAVRYEQQMRENQSQLQKEDLSDMLAEHVAKQKNKRKRQQQDTKQTKKYKEFKF; from the exons ATGAATTCTGACCAATTACAAACGCAAGAAGCAGCTCAGGAACATGTAATATCTCATCAGGAAGGAGTATTTGGGCCCCCAGGTACTCAAGGTTGGTCTAATGAAGAATATG GTACTGGTCAAAATGTGGCATCTAATACTATGAATGAAAAGCAACTTCCATCTTTATTGTCACTAAAAGTAGACCCACCAGATCAAATGATAGAACCACCAACAGAAGTTGTCTTACCACAAGTGTTGGAGGAAGTGTTAGCCCTAAAAAATCAGCGAGCATTAGAGTTAGAATCTGATGAAACAGATTCAACAGTGTTGCAACAGCTACAACAATTACAACCACCAAATAGGGAGGTACTGTGGGAGAGAGATGATAACATT gaaCCTGCTGTAGAGAATGAAGAAGATAACCAGGGCAaagacaataataaaattagtaagaacaaaaagaaaaaaaagaggaagaagaataaaaagaatagggaaaatgaagaaaagcAGTCTGAGAATGATAAAAAAGATGAACAAGCTGAAACAGATGCTGATGTGGAAGTTGA GTACGTGCAAGAAACCATCAGCCTTCACGAGTTAGCACCACAATACAGACAATTTTACAGTATATttgaatcatttaaaatatcagATCAGAAACAAGATATTCCACCTCCAATTTTGGCAACACCAACGTCTTTGTCAAGCAAATCAATTCTAAATACATTGGGTGACCATTTTCAGGAAGAAATGGAGGATACTGAAGAT AAGAAAATCGACGATAAATCGAAAATGTCgaaaagaaaactgaaaaaattgacACGATTAAGTGTTGCTGAATTAAAACAACTTGTTAGCCGGCCAGATGTTGTTGAAATGCATGACGTTACCGCTCGGGATCCCAAGTTATTGGTACAATTGAAAGCTCACAGAAACACAGTTCAG GTTCCACGTCATTGGTGTTTCAAAAGAAAGTATTTGCAAGGTAAACGTGGTATAGAGAAACCTCCTTTTAATCTACCAGATTTCATTAAAAGGACGGGAATTATGGAAATGCGTGCGTCATTACAAGACAAGGATGAATCAAAAACACTGAAGGCAAAAATGCGAGAAAAAACGAGACCTAAGCTCGGAAAGATCGATATTGATTATCAAAAACTACATGATGCTTTCTTTAA GTGGCAAACAAAACCTAAAATGACTATCCACGGTGACCTCTATTACGAAGGTAAAGAATTTGAGACTAGATTGAAAGAAAAGAAACCTGGTGATTTGTCTGAAGAATTAAGAACGGCGCTTGGTATGCCTGTCGGCCCAAACGCCAATAAAGTTCCCCCACCATGGTTGATTGCTATGCAGCGTTATGGGCCACCACCCAGCTATCCTAACTTGAAAATTCCGGGATTGAACGCTCCCATTCCTGAAGGTTGCGCTTTCGGTTACCATGCAGGTGGATGGGGTAAACCACCGGTAGACGAGAATGGTAAACCACTCTATGGAGACGTTTTTGGCACAAACGTTAGCAATATAGAc GATATCGGGGAAGACCCTTCGGTTGATAGAACTCTTTGGGGTGAACTCGAGTCTGAATCAGAAGAAGAGAGCGAAGAAGAGGAAGAAGACGAGGACGATAAACAGAATGCTGCGGATGATTCAGGACTGGTCACACCTGCTGAAGGCTTGGTAACTCCTAGTGGTTTAACTAGTGTTCCTGCCGGAATGGAAACACCAGAAGCTATTGAATTGAGAAAGAAGAAGATAGAAAGCGAAATGGAACA AAGTGAAGGTCCCATGTTGTATCATATAATACCTGAGAAACGTAACGAACGAATTGGCAATTCTATGATGGGTAGTAGTCATGTTTATGACATGTCGAATGTTGGGGCGGTTCCGGTGGCAGCCCGTAAAGCAGGTGATAAAGAAGGAATGGTCGAATTGGCTCTTGATCCTTCTGAATTGGATATGGATAGCGACGCGATGGCGGTTCGTTATGAACAGCAGATGAGAGAAAATCAGTCTCAACTGCAAAAGGAAGATCTTAGCGACATGTTAGCCGAGCATGTTGCTAAACAAAAG aataaaCGCAAACGCCAACAACAGGACACAAAGCAAACTAAGAAGTACAAggaattcaaattttaa